A region of the Etheostoma spectabile isolate EspeVRDwgs_2016 unplaced genomic scaffold, UIUC_Espe_1.0 scaffold00018916, whole genome shotgun sequence genome:
TTCTCCTACCCTTGAGGCCTCAACCTCGCCATtggggtccctgggacccagggttgtgtgtgtgtctgtctgtgtgtgtgtgtgtgtgtgtgtgtgtgtgtgtgtgtgtgtgtgtgtgtgtgtgtgtgtgtgtgtgtgtgtttgtgtgtgtgtgtgtgtgtgtgtgtggtgtgtgtgtgggtctgtgtgttgtgtttgtgtgtgtgtctgtgtgtgtgtgtgtgtgtgtgtgtgtgtgtgtgtgtgtgtgtgtgtgtgtgtgtgttccaaacAGATTCAAGGTTTGTTCGGGGCCTCATCCACACGGGCCAAGAGGCTACGGGCGAACACACTCGGCACAGTAGTAGGCCCGCGTGCAGCTTCCAcagatgtatctcttgcagccaccGCAAACGATGTGTGATTTGCGGTCCTTTCTCTCCGGACAGAGCTGACACcgcttccttttgctttgcatCCTCGGTGTGTCCGGTTCAGAATCCCCATGCTCCTCTAGGCCCCTTGTGACTGTGCCACCGCCGCCGCTGTCGCAatcgccaccaccaccaccaccaccacacacagccGTGACGACGGCTTTGACAAGCGCGGCGGACGCCTCCGTGCGAGGCAGACGCCGCCGTCTCTCGATGAGCGGATTCACAAGCGCCCTTCCCAACTGCTCGAGGAACGCCCTCCTCTTGTTGAGCTTGCCGCGCATCCACTCGGGCCTGAGCTCtcgccacagcacaaaggcgttgtaggcggacacgtcgaggatgttgtggaacacggcgaggggccagcgcgctgtcttcctgcggcagctgtacgtgcccacgagcttgtccaggttgtcGACCCCgcccttggtgtggttgtagtggaggatgATGTCGGGTTTGGCTTGCCTGCCGGCGCCGACGCCCGCATCCCCCGTGTGCAgcgtgctcagcagcaccacgttcctgtgcttcttgggcacgtaggacaccagagtggcgacgggcgtgaaggcaaacttggacgagaagaccgcacggcccttggtggcgagcaacgcacccggcagctcgggcttgtttttgcGCATCGTGCCCACCACGGTGAGGCGCCGCTCGGAGAGCAGTCgctgggccagcgcgtaggaggtgaaaaagttgtcgcacgtcacgttacgCGGGCCCCTCAGGCCCTCGGTCACATCCAGCAACACGCGGGAGCCCAGATTCTTCTCGGGCGTGCCGCTCACCGACTTGCCCGTGTAGAGCTGCATGTGCCACGCGTAGCTGGAGCCGGCGTCGCAGGCCACCCACGACTTGAGTCCGTACCGGGCGGGCTTGCTGGGCATGTACTGGCGGAAGGCGCAGCGACCTTGTGAAAGTGGCGTGTCaaaacaagaagatggaacacgatggatagagatggaagaaaaacacacacacacacacacacacacacacacacacaaagacaagtgTACGGCAGaggtacaaaaaacacaaccgagcaaaaaaaaaaaatatatatatatatatacaacacctcgaaagggcaccagctgctcgtccaccgtcacgtcggcgcccgggttgtagaggcgaggcagctgccgcgtccactcgtcccacacctctcgtacggccgccagtttgtccgAGGCTCGGCGGGCAGCTCTCGACTCGCGGTCGTCGAATCGCAACAGTCTAGAGTACGCGTggaactgcttgattggcatcgtggcgcggaaaatggccctgccactctcctcgtgccacaggctctccaaggcctcgttgcgggaccggtacacgcccgcgaggagcagcagcccgaggTAGCCTCGCAGGTCCGTGACGTCCATCGCTTTCCACTTGCCGCCTGTGGCAcatctcctttgaccctcgagGTTTGTGGCGGCCACAACCATGTCTTCGATTTGCCGCGTGACAAACAGGCCAAACGCAGACACTATGTCGTGGACGTGTTCCGCGGCGTACTCTGTGGGTCCCGGGCGCTGCAGTAGCAGCAGCACGGCAGCAGCGGCGGCAGCGTCTGTCGTGTCCTCTTCTTGGTCGGGTTTGTCCTTTTCGGTGGCGTGGCAATGAGGTCTTgggacactgggatgacacgttttcgaggcccatttgattttgccatctcttgacacaaatgtttc
Encoded here:
- the LOC116683273 gene encoding piggyBac transposable element-derived protein 4-like, whose protein sequence is MSPLKPSVPRPHCHATEKDKPDQEEDTTDAAAAAAVLLLLQRPGPTEYAAEHVHDIVSAFGLFVTRQIEDMVVAATNLEGQRRCATGGKWKAMDVTDLRGYLGLLLLAGVYRSRNEALESLWHEESGRAIFRATMPIKQFHAYSRLLRFDDRESRAARRASDKLAAVREVWDEWTRQLPRLYNPGADVTVDEQLVPFRGRCAFRQYMPSKPARYGLKSWVACDAGSSYAWHMQLYTGKSVSGTPEKNLGSRVLLDVTEGLRGPRNVTCDNFFTSYALAQRLLSERRLTVVGTMRKNKPELPGALLATKGRAVFSSKFAFTPVATLVSYVPKKHRNVVLLSTLHTGDAGVGAGRQAKPDIILHYNHTKGGVDNLDKLVGTYSCRRKTARWPLAVFHNILDVSAYNAFVLWRELRPEWMRGKLNKRRAFLEQLGRALVNPLIERRRRLPRTEASAALVKAVVTAVCGGGGGGGDCDSGGGGTVTRGLEEHGDSEPDTPRMQSKRKRCQLCPERKDRKSHIVCGGCKRYICGSCTRAYYCAECVRP